The sequence ACTGCCCAGCCCTGGTGAATCGGGGAGTTGCAGGGTGTGGGCTGGGAGGTCCCTGCAGAGCAGGAGAGCTGCTAGCCCCAGCTCGGGTTGGCTTCGTCTGTATCTGGCCAAGTGTTAGAAACCTGAGGACAGAGCTCCCAGGTGAACTGCCTCAGGGCTGCACTCTcctactggggggaaaaaagcaattcCTAAGTCCTAATCTCAAATCACGAGTGGGAGTCTCCAGCAATGAATCTGGTCACATGGGACCGAGGAGAGCAGTGCAGGACTGCCCACCTGGGCTGTACCCTTGTTTCTAGGAAACTGAGATGCCCCCGTTCATTTTGCAGGCAAAGCCCCCTAAAGGTAAGACCGAGGCCGCAGCTTAGGGCTGCGGGGAATGCCCCGCCCTGAGCACCCTTCCTTGCGGAGCAGCCTCCAGGTAGATGCGgtgggggcacagccagagcccaGGTGGAGGTGGCCCAGTTCTCCTGGCCTGTGTGCACTGCTGGGGTTGGGATCTGCCTTTCCTGGAGAAATATTTGCATCAGCAGAAGTTCTTGGCTGGTGGAGCACCAGGCTGTGCAGCTCCCAGCACCGGccgggcagagctgtgctgtgggagCTCCACCTCGCCGGGGAGCAGCTGGCCCGCTCTCCGCACCAGAGCCTGAAAGCACTTTGCGTTCGCTCACATTCCAGGTAACTGTGGGCCTGGATTTCCCGTGAAAAACAGGGACATATCACAATAAAGCTGTTCAGAAAGTGGGAGGTGGCTCTGCTGTCTGCTGCCCTGGCTGTGAAGGTTGGGTGTTGCCGCTGGTGCCTTGCAGCACCCTGCACCCTTCAGCTGGGGGGGGCCTCAGGAGCTGCCCACATCCTTGGGGGctcccctgggagcagcagggctgtgctctgcttcttcctccatTTGGGCTGTGCTTGGGGAGGGTTCAAGAGCGGATCTTAAGGCAGCAGCCTTGGGCTGGTGCTTGCCGGGGGGTGGCAGTGCCTCCTGCCCCCCCGGGTCctgccctctgccagggctgatgCTCAGTGAGGACAAGTGCAGGCCTGGGCTGAGCCTGGGAGATGCTGAaccctgctctgggctctgtcagCCTGGCCTACAGGGACCGTCCGGGTCTGTGCCCATGGGGTGCTCCCGGAGGCCCTGCAAACTCAAAACCACTGTGGAGGCGCAGCAGAGGTCTGAGCACCGTTTAATGCTCCCTGCTGGGCCTGACTGGGTGGGGTGGAGCGCCCATGCCCCCCTTCTCAGCTGCCCTTCAGCTGCCGCAGGTAGAACTGTGCTGCCAGCTGCTTGCTCATGGTCTTCAAGGCCAGGAAGGCGGCTGCCATCTCGGCGATGAGGAAGGCCAGGAGGAGGCTGTGCAGGGCCAGCTCCAGCGGCAGGAGGGTGACGCGGCTGTCCGTCAGCAGGAAGAGCAGGAGCGGGAGCTGGatcaggaaggagaggaggaggaaccCGGCCAGCTCGGGCAcctgcaggagcagagcccaCTGAGCTGGGGGGCCGAGCCAGGCCTGGCCTGGGGgccctctctgccccaggagcccCCTGCAGCAGTGGCACCTGGGTACCGGGGCTGTGGTGGGATGCTGTTGGGCCTGGTGCTGGAGCATCACacctgcagcacagggagggaTGTGGCAGGAGAGGGAGTGGGTCCCCTTCGCCCCTGCCCCCAGGTCCTGCCTGCACCCAAGCTTCCCTCCCGGGACAGCTCCTGGCGGGAGTCCAGCAGGAACGGGCAGTGAGGGGCTCTCAGGTCCTGCGTGAGGGGGTGTCCAACGTAGCCAGAACTATGGCCGTCCCTGCCCGAGCACAGGGGGACGGTGCTTACCTTCTCCTGCAGGTTCCCCACGTAGCCCAGGTAGAGGCGGGAGCCTTCGGCCACTGAGAGGATGAGGAAGGCAGCGACCAGCAGGAACTGGTAGTGCCGAGGCAGCAGGTGGTACTGTAATGGGGATATGGCCTcgtcccccccagccctctcccctgCACCCCATGCCCAGCTCTCCAGGCCCAGTTTCCCACCCCCTGTGCCCCatgcccagctccctgcaccccccctccCGTCCCCTTTGCCCTGTCCCCAGCGCCCCAggccctgccagctcccacctcagctgctgcccggccctgcctgctctgccttcccAGTTGAACCTCCCCTGCCCTGTTCAGTGGTTGTTCTCAGGATTTCCATTTCTGGGAGCTAGAAGCAAGTCGTCTTGTGGGGGACAGGACATTTTGCTCATGTGGGTGTGGACCCGTTAATTTTGAAGAGGCTCTCCTCCCCTGCTCAGCGTGGCCTCTACGTGCCCCATGGGACAgtaccttcagcagcagcagcatcccctcaGCCAGGCACCAGACCGGGAAGTAGTAGACGTTGAAGTAGAGCATCATCTGGAGGGGCAGGCTGGCCAGCACCTCGTGGGCTAGGCAGGACAGTCAGGGGTGGGCAGGGATGCCCAGCACCACCAGGGTTTTGCTGCCCTGAGGGAGCCCCTGCCTCATAGAGGGCAGAGCGATGGCCCCCACCATGCCAGGGGGGATGGCTGGGTAGCAAGAATGGCTGCTTGcagcaaatgcatttatttttgctcCCCCTCATCGGTGGGTGGGTGCAGGGACCCTTCAGGTATTCCCGGCTCAGAGGCACCCAGGTGCTTTGGTGATGTGCTGAGCAAGCTTGTGGTGATGAAGCAACAGCAACCCCCTCCCTGTCTGCCGCCTGTACCTGGGTGGTAGCTGTGGGCAGCGCCACTGTCCCGCGTCTTGTTGTTGATGAAGAGGGAACTGCTGAAGGCTGCCAAGCTCCGGCGGAGGTGGCGGGGCAGAGGGGTATGTGCAGCCATGGCCAGCAGCTGAGCCTGCTTCCCCCAGCCTGGCTTGGCAGGGATTAGCCAGAAGGTAATCAGTGGGATGACAGGTTGGGCTAATGCATGGGGCCACCCGGTCATTGGCTCCCTGAGGTCAGGGCTGCTGAGCCGGGAGGAGGATGTGGGGAGGGAGAATTACCCCGCCCTGGGATGCCAAGCCCATGCAGGAGACACAAGGATACAGAGCgtgtctgctctgcagcagctgcaggggtgAGCAGCAAGTTGTACCCTGCCGTGATGGATTCACAGCAGCGTCCCCAGGGTCACACACCCTGCGGGCAGCACTTTGCTCCAATGCACCCTCTCCCA is a genomic window of Athene noctua chromosome 17, bAthNoc1.hap1.1, whole genome shotgun sequence containing:
- the LOC141967512 gene encoding transmembrane protein 17B-like isoform X2; this encodes MTGWPHALAQPVIPLITFWLIPAKPGWGKQAQLLAMAAHTPLPRHLRRSLAAFSSSLFINNKTRDSGAAHSYHPAHEVLASLPLQMMLYFNVYYFPVWCLAEGMLLLLKFLLVAAFLILSVAEGSRLYLGYVGNLQEKVPELAGFLLLSFLIQLPLLLFLLTDSRVTLLPLELALHSLLLAFLIAEMAAAFLALKTMSKQLAAQFYLRQLKGS
- the LOC141967512 gene encoding transmembrane protein 17B-like isoform X5; its protein translation is MTGWPHALAQPVIPLITFWLIPAKPGWGKQAQLLAMAAHTPLPRHLRRSLAAFSSSLFINNKTRDSGAAHSYHPAHEVLASLPLQMMLYFNVYYFPVWCLAEGMLLLLKVPELAGFLLLSFLIQLPLLLFLLTDSRVTLLPLELALHSLLLAFLIAEMAAAFLALKTMSKQLAAQFYLRQLKGS
- the LOC141967512 gene encoding transmembrane protein 17B-like isoform X1 gives rise to the protein MTGWPHALAQPVIPLITFWLIPAKPGWGKQAQLLAMAAHTPLPRHLRRSLAAFSSSLFINNKTRDSGAAHSYHPAHEVLASLPLQMMLYFNVYYFPVWCLAEGMLLLLKYHLLPRHYQFLLVAAFLILSVAEGSRLYLGYVGNLQEKVPELAGFLLLSFLIQLPLLLFLLTDSRVTLLPLELALHSLLLAFLIAEMAAAFLALKTMSKQLAAQFYLRQLKGS
- the LOC141967512 gene encoding transmembrane protein 17B-like isoform X4, whose translation is MTGWPHALAQPVIPLITFWLIPAKPGWGKQAQLLAMAAHTPLPRHLRRSLAAFSSSLFINNKTRDSGAAHSYHPAHEVLASLPLQMMLYFNVYYFPVWCLAEGMLLLLKFLLVAAFLILSVAEGSRLYLGYVGNLQEKLPLLLFLLTDSRVTLLPLELALHSLLLAFLIAEMAAAFLALKTMSKQLAAQFYLRQLKGS
- the LOC141967512 gene encoding transmembrane protein 17B-like isoform X3 — translated: MTGWPHALAQPVIPLITFWLIPAKPGWGKQAQLLAMAAHTPLPRHLRRSLAAFSSSLFINNKTRDSGAAHSYHPAHEVLASLPLQMMLYFNVYYFPVWCLAEGMLLLLKYHLLPRHYQFLLVAAFLILSVAEGSRLYLGYVGNLQEKLPLLLFLLTDSRVTLLPLELALHSLLLAFLIAEMAAAFLALKTMSKQLAAQFYLRQLKGS